The window GGCACGGCGGCAGAGGCTCCGCCCAGCCGTTCGGGCCGTGGACGAGCCAGGGGTCACGGGGTATCGGGGTCGAGATCGGGGCGGCCATGGGGTCAGGATCGCAGCGGGGTGCGACGGGTGGGGGTGGAGCAGGGCGCAGCCCTCAGCCGCGCCGCCACGCCCCGTCCATCACGCCCGGGTCCCCGAGATCGGCGAAGGTAGCCGCCGAGCGGGCCCAGTCCTCCGCGGCGACCGTCGCGGCGCGCGGGCTCGAGGCCTCCCGCTCGAAGAGTCGGCGAAGATACTCGTTGCGTGAGAGGCCCAGTGCCGCCGCGTCGGCGTCGATGCGTCGGATCGCCGCCTCGCTCAGTCCACGGATCAGGATGCTCACCGTGGTGACCGCCTCCTGATCGGACGCTATCCGATGTCCTCGGGCGCGTCGTCGGTCCGCATCCGGCGGGACTGGTACAGGTACGTCCCGATGAGGCGGATGAACTCGTCGGCGCGATCGTTCTCGCCGGTGAGCGCGCCGGTGAGCTTGCCGAACGCGCCCTCGTTGAGGACGGCAGCATCGGTCAGCGTCTCGCGGAGCTCCGGAGAAGCCATGAACTGGTCCAGCGCGTTGTGGTCGATCTGGTCTGCGATACGGGGGTCCTCCCCCGCCATACCAGCTGCCGCGACGACGAACCCTTCGATCTGCGGGTCCGCGAACTCCGAGCCGAAGAGCGCATTGATCCGGTCGACGATCTCCGATAGGAGGACCAACTGCGGATCCGGGCGCGATCCGCCGGTGCCGGGTTCCTTGTAGCCGCCCCCGAGCGTCGGAGTCTCTTCGTCGCCACCGAGCCCGATGTCAGCCTTGCCTCGGTCGATCTGCCGCACGCGTCGGAGCTCGAGACCGCTGACGTCGACATCCGGCTCGACTCCCTCCGAGGGCAGGACCCGCACCAGCTGGCGCAGGAACTCGGCGAGCTTCTCGAGGTCGGTGGTGCCGTAGTCGACGACCTGGGACATGAAGTCGTACAGCCGCACGTAGGAGCCGCAGTCCTTCTTGAAGGTGCGCAGCTCGTCCAGGGTCTGGCTGTCCTCCTCGCTCGCGGCCTCCTCCCACTGTGCGCAGTACTCCTCGAGGGCCGGGGTCACGGCCCTCGCGAGCCGTCCGCTGGACTCCTTCTCGGCCCACCACGCCTCGGCAAAGCGCTCGACGTCGGCCGGGGTGTAGATCCGCGTCTGGGCGAGCTTCGTGGCGAGCTTGTGGACGAGGTTCGGGTCCGTCGCCTTCTCGATGTGCGCCTCGGTGTAGTAGGTCAGGAACGCCTCGCGGATCTCCTCCGGCTCGTTGACGAAGTCCAGGACGAAGGTGCGCTCCTTCTTCTCCCCCGACGGGGCCCGGTAGGTGCGGTTCAGCCGCGACAGGGTCTGCACCGCGTGGACGTCGGGCAGCTTCTTGTCGACGTACATCGCGCACAGCAGCGGCTGGTCGAAGCCGGTCTGGAACTTGTCGGCGACGAGCATGAGCCGGTACTCGGGCCGGCGGAACTCGCGGGCGAGGTCGGAGCCGAGCCCAGGGTTCATCGACGCCTCGGTGACGTCCTCGAGGTGGTACTCGTCGTCGCTGAGCGACCCGCTGAAGGCGACGATGGACTTGTAGCCGTAGTTCCTCGAGTGCAGGTACTTGTCGACCTCGACCTTGTACCGCACGGCGGCCTGCCGGGAATCGGTGACGACCATGGCCTTCGCATGCCCGTCCAGCAGATGCGCGACGTTCGCGTGGAAGTGCTCGACGATGATCTCGACCTTCTGGCCGATGTTCGTCCGGTGCAGCTTCGCGAACCGCATGATCTTCCGGGTCGCGACCTTCTGGTCGACGAGCTGATCCTCATTGCCGCCGGTGATGCTGGTGACGATGCCGTCGTCGCTGTGCTGCTCGATCTCGAAGGCCGTCCTGTAGCTCTGGTAGCCGCGCAGGACGTCCAGGATGAAGTCCTCCTCGATCGCCTGCCGCATCGTGTAGACGTCGAAGGCCACGGGCAGCCCGTCATCTTTCGCGCGGCCGAAGAGCTCCTTGGTCTTGTGCTTCGGCGTCGCCGTGAACGCGAGCAGCGAGACGTTGCGGGCCCCGGCCCGCGCGGCCGTCTCGGCGGCGATCGTCCTCTCCCGGGCGACGTCCGCTTCGACGAGGTCGTTGACGATGTCCTGGCTGTCCAGGTCGTCCTCGTCGGTGACCTCGCCGCCGTCGGTGAGGACCTTCTTCAGCTCCGCCGCGCTCTTACCCGACTGGGAGGTGTGCGCCTCGTCGATGATGACCGCGAAGTTCCTGTCCCCGAGGGTCGTCTCGAGCAGACCCTTGACGTGCGGGAAGGTCTGGAGGGTGACCACGATGATCAGCGCGGAGCCGGTGAGCGCGTCCAGCAGCGCCCGGGACTTCGAACCGCCGGAGCTGCGCACCGCGGCGGAGTCGATGACGGCGACCGTGCCCTTGGTGCCGTCGACCTGCTCGACGGCCTGCTGCAGCTGAGCGTCCAGCACCTTCCGGTCCGAGACGATGAGGACCTTGTCGAAGACCTTCTCGTTGCGCACATCGTGGAGGCGGGCGAGCCGGTGCGCTGTCCACGCGATGGTGTTCGTCTTCCCGGAGCCGGCGGAGTGCTCGATGAGGTATCGCTGGCCGGGCCCGTCCTCGGCGATCGAGTCGACGAGCTTCGTGACCGCCCGCCACTGGTGGTAGCGAGGGAACATCAGCGCCGTGGAGCGCTTGATCTTCCGCGTCGCCGGATCCTCGGACGTCTCCTGCTTGAGGAACATCTGCGATCCGAGGATCGCGAGCCACGCGTCCCGCTGCAGGACCTCCTCCCACAGGTACGAGGTCGCCGAGCCATCGGGGTTCGCGGGGTTGCCGGACGCGCCCGTGTCCGCGTGGCCGCGGTTGAAGGGCAGGAAGTAGGTCTTCTCCCCCGCGAGCTTCGTCGTCATGTGGACCTGGCCGTTGTCGACCGCGAAGTGCACGAGCGCCCGGTTGCCGAAACCCAGCAGCGGCTGCCCAGCCGGGTCACGGTCCTTCCGGTACTGCGTGATCGCAGCACGGACCTCCTGCTTGAAGAAGGACTTCAGCTCGCAGGTCGCGACCGGGATCCCGTTGACGAAGAACACCAGGTCGATGGAGCGGTTGTCGCCGCGCTTCGGCGAGAAGTGCACCTGGCGCACGACCCGGAGCCGCACCTTCTCGTAGTTCGCGGTGACCTCACGATTCAGCGTGGTCGCCGGCTTGAACTGGCACATGCGCAGGTTCGCCGTCGCACCCCGGGTGTGGGAGAACTTCCGACGCAGTACGTTCAGCGTCCCCCCGCCAGAGAGCATCGGGGTGTCCAGCCAGGAGACGAGCGCATCCAGCAGCGCCTCGCGGTCGGCCTGCTCGGCCCCGGTGCCGACGCGGACGACCTTCGCGTACTCCTCGGGCTGGGTCTCGGACAGCCACCAGTGGACGTCCTCGGGCCACAACGCCCGCTGCACGTCGTAGCCCTCGTCGGTGGCGCTGTACTCCCAGCCATGCGCGGCGAGATGCTCGGCGATGTCCGTCTCGAAGACCGATTCGCGGGTCCCATCGATCCCAGCCATAACTCAGCTCGCCTTCCTCGCCGAGCGCACGTCAATCTGTCCGGTCACCGCGGCCGTGATCAGGGCCGAGCGTCGCTCTTTCGCGAGTGAGATGTGTTGTTCCGCCTTGGCAATGAGGGCTTCAAGTTGCTCATTCCTCTCGCGATACTCCGCAGTGAACCACTCCTGGTGTTCAGGCGATGAAATACTTAGAGGTACCCGGGCGAAGGTTCCCCAATTACGAAAGTCAACGCTTCGTTGCCTTGTATTGGGAGCCTGACTCGCCAGGAAACCCGAAGTCCCCAGATATCTGAGGAGCATTGATAGATATTCCGCGTCGTCCGAGTATCGAGGCCGACATACATGATACACAGGAGAGCACTGTCCATTACTGTCCGAGACGCCGACAGCGCCTGCAAATCCATCGAGGGCATGAAAAACAATATCCCCTTCGTGAACACCTTGAAACCCCGCCTCTGCCGCTGACAAAGTATAACCCTCGGCGCGACGGTTTTCACGCAACGTAACTACGCCATCTCGGTACGCTGTCACGACTCCGGCACCACGAGCCACAGGTCGATCGAGCCGAACGAGGGCTTGCCGGACAGTTACAAGCCTCCGACCTTCACAACCTTGGAACTCAGCATCGAGCAGTGCTCTGTCGCGCTCTCGAAACAGCTCGATGAGCTCCTCCTGCTTCGCCACGAGCGCGTCGATCTGGGCCGTCTCTCGGTCCAGGTAGTCGGCGATGGCGCGCTGCTCATCGAGGGGAGGAAGTGGGACCGAAGTCGAAGCGAACGCAGAAGACGAAAGCTCGAGAAAAGTCGTGCCCTGCCCGCGCGCGATGAGCTCGGAACGGGCCGCGACGAGAGCTTTAGCGATGTAACGCGGTTCAATCCCGTCCCACACTGCAACGGCTCTGCACCCTTGATTAAATGCGGAGGTCGCAGCGACTCTTCCGACATGGCCAATGGGGGCGCGCGTCGACACGAGAACACTCCCTGCTGGAGCAAGCCCGGCCCCATTCCCCCCCTTCACCGAAAGGGAGCGGTCGGTCGATGAGATCAATGCACCATCGGCACCGTTAAGGTCTGGCGGAGTCACGAAAGGAAGGTCGCCATTCCAGTTCTCCGGATCTGAAGTCGGAGTCCCTCCGTTCAGGACCTGTCCTACGCGTCTGATGGGCGCTGCCTGCCAGCCGTTCGGGAGGGCCGAGTAGCTGAACCACATCGTCGTCATGCCTCCACTTCCCGCAGCAGCCCCATAATCTCGCCGACGACGCGTTCGAGATCCGCGTCGATCTCTTCGAGCGGCCTGGGCGGGATGTACTCGTAGAAGTGGCGGGTGAAGGGGATCTCGTACCCGGTCTTGGTCTTGTCCCAGTCGATCCACGCGTCGGCGATATGGGGCTTCACTTCGGCGTCGAAGTAGGCTTCGACGGTCTCGCGCAGCGCCTCGTGGGTCTTCGGGTGTTCGCCCCAGCCGAAGGGAACGTTCTCGGTATCGCGTAGGGCCGGGTCAGGTTCGACGTCGCCCTTGTACTTGCCGGACTGAACGCGGCAGTAGTCGGCCTGGTCGTCGTGGACGCCGATGACCTGCAGCAGGGTCTTTCGGATCGCGGGCTTCAAGAGCGGGCCGTGCTCGCCGAGATGCTGGCCGAGCGCCTTGTCGAACTCCTCGCGGTTCAGGTACGCCGTGTCGCCGAAGGCCTCAAGGGATGCCGCAAGACCGTCGACCTGGCTGAGCTTCTTGTGCTCGGCAACGGCGGCGATCACCTCAGACGTGCACTCGAACCGCAGCTGGAGCGGCCGCTCCACGGTCACGGTCCAGTACGCGAAGTCGCGGTTGCCGAAGGTCTTCACCGGCACCTGGATCTCGGCGTCCTCGCCCTGCTGGCCGCCGAACGCGGCGACGATCGCGTCGCGGCTCGAGTCGGAGATCTCCATGCGCTTGGAGCCGATGGACTTCCGCAGCTTCGTGCCGAGCTTCGACGCGTCGATGAGCTGGACCGTGCCCTTGCGCTCCTCCGGCTTCGCGTTCGAGAGGACCCACAGGTAGGTCGCAATGCCGGTGTTGTAGAACATGTCGTTCGGGAGCGCGACGATCGCTTCGACGAGGTCGTTCTCGAGCATGTGCCCGCGGATCTCGGACGGGCCCGAGCCGGCCCCGCCGTTGAACAGCGGCGAGCCGTTGAGGACGATGCCGGCCTTGCCGCCGCGGCCGTTCTCGTCGACGGGCCGCATCTTCGAGGCGACGTGGAGCAGGAACAGCATCGCCGCGTCCCCGACGGCCGGGAGGCCGGGCGCGAACCTGCCCTGACCGCCCCGGGCGTGCTCGTTCTTCACCTCCGACTCGACGGCCTTCCAGTCGGTGCCGAACGGCGGGTTCGAGAGCACGTAGTCGAACTGCCGGTCCTCGAACCGGTCGACGACGAGGGTGTCCCCGCGACGGACGTTGCTCGGGTCCTGCCCCTTGATCAGCAGGTCCGCCTTGCAGATCGCGTAGGTGCGCGGGTTGATCTCCTGACCGTACAGCGCCGTCGACGCATCCGGGTTCAGCTCGTGCAGGTGCTCGTCGGCGACGGTGAGCATCCCGCCGGTGCCGACCGTGGGGTCGTAGATGGAGCGCACCGTGCCGCGATCCCGCAGCGCCTCGGTGTCCTCCGCGTAGACCAGGTCGACCAGCAGGCGGACAACGTCGCGAGGGGTGTAGAACTGGCCGGCACCGTCATTCGCCGACTCCGCGAAGCGATAGATCAGGTTCTCAAACAGGTCCCCCATGTCCGCGTTCGAGACCGCCTCCGGGGAGAGGTCGATCTTCTCGAAGTGGCGCGTGACCTGCGCGAGGCGACCCCGGGCGTCCAGCGTGCGGAGGACGTTCTCGAAGTCGAAGGACTGGAAGACGTCGAGGTTCGCCGAGAACCCGCCCACGTAGTCGATGAGGTTTTCGGCGAGGTTGTCCGGATCCTGCAGCGCGCGGGTCAGCGTGTAGTCGCTCGTCGTCCAGAACGAGAGTCCCGCGCTGTCGGCGCTGCGGGTGCGGATCTTGAGGTGGGTCCGGCGCTGCTGCTCCCCCTCGTAGGTGGCGACGACGTCGCTCATGACCTCGCGGTGCGGCTCCATCACACACTCGAGCCGGCGCAGCACGGTAAAAGGCAGGACGACGGAGCCGTACTCGGCCTCGGCATAGGGGCCGCGAAGCGTGTCGGCGACGCTCCACACGAAGTTGGACAGGGCTGACACGGCTGGTGATGCTCCTCGTCGATGCAGGATCGGATCTGACATCGATCCTAAGTGCCGGTCCCGACATAATTCCGATGGTCTCGACACTCAGAGACGAGCGCAGCCGTCACGCTCCGGGACGCCGTGCGCCGAGGATGCCGCTCCCTGAGGATCTTGCGTATAGGTCTGCGGATAGTCTGCCGATCCGAGGGCATAGCAAAGGGCCCCTCACCAGCATTTGTGCTGGTGAGGGGCCCTACTCGTAGCGGGGATAGGATTTGAACCTATGACCTCCGGGTTATGAGCCCGGCGAGCTACCGAACTGCTCCACCCCGCGGCGACGTCCTCCACTGTAGGGGATACGGCGTCGGCCCGTCCAGGCGGGAGGGCGTGAACGTGGGACAGCCCACGTTCACGCCCCGTTCCACTGCTGGTCACGGAGGGCCGGGCCCCAAGGCCAGCGTCCAGCAGTCAGGGGAATCGATCCCTGACCGCTGGACACCATGTCCCGGGGTCAGCCGCCGGCGCCCTCGAGTTCCTGGTTCGCTGCGATCGCCCTCTGCAGGGCATCGGCGACCCGGTCCTGGGCCTCGCCGTAGGCGGTCCAGTCACCTTCCGCCATCGCCGCCTCGGAGTCCTTGACGGCCTGGTCCATGTCGGCCAGGGCGCGGTCCAGCCGCTCCTGCGGGGTCCCGTCACCGGGGGCTGCCGGGGCCGGCGCCTCGGTCGTGGGATCGGCCGGAGCATCCGTTGCCGGGGCGTCCGTGGGCTGATCGGCAGGGGCGTCGCCGGGGGTCTCGACCTCGCCCTCACCGGTCTCGGTGTCGGCGGTGCCCTTGGCGCCGTCGGGGTCGGTGACCGCAGCATCACCGGCATCGGCACCGGAGTCGCCGCCGAACACCAGGTCCAGCGCCTCGTTCAGCGTGGGCGCGAACCCGATCTTCTCGCCGAAGGAGACCAGCACCATCTGCAGCAGCGGGTACTGGGTGCCACCACCGGAGGCCGAGGACTGCAGGTACACGGGCTGCACGTAGAGCAGGCCGCCACCGACGGGCAGGGTCAGGAGGTTTCCGTTGATGACCTCGGAGTTGCCGGACTTCAGCAGGTTCAGCGCCTGGGACACGTTCGGCTCGGCGTTAAAGGTGGCCTGCACCTGACCGGGTCCGTTGACCGGGTTGGTGGCCGGGAGCACCAGCAGCGTCATGTCACCGAAGGTCTCCGCGGGGTTGCCCTCCAGGCTGCCCGTCTCGGAGTCCACGGCCAGGAACCCGGTGAGCACGTTCTGCCCCTGGGCCGGGATGTAGCTGGAGGACAGCGTGAAGCGCGGATCATCCATCCCGGGCACCTGCATGGTGAGGTACATGGGCGGCTGCGGCGCCTGCTGACCCGCGGATCCATCCGGGTTCTGGGGGGCCGGCTGGGTGGGATCCGGGGGGATCTGCCAGAAGTCCTGCTGACCGAAGAAGTCATCCGCATCAGTGACGTGGTACGTGGCCAGCAGTTCGCGCTGCGCCTTGAAGTAGTCCGCGGGGTAGCGCAGGTGGCTCATCAGCTCGCCGCTGATCTCCGTCGCGGGCTGCAGGGCCTCGGGGAACACCTCGCCCCACGCCTTGAGGATCGGATCCTCCGTGTCCCAGGCGTACAGGGTCACCGATCCGTCGAAGGCGGAGACGGTGGCCTTGACGCCGTTGCGCATGTAGTTGGCCTGCCGCACCCGATTGCCAGCCGTCTCCCCCGGTGTGGTCTGGGAGTCGTTGATGGCGTCGTCCAGATTGACGCTGCGGGAGTACGGGTAGTGGGTGGTGGTGGTGTAGCCGTCGACCACCCACACCAGCTCACCGTCGACGACCGCCGGGTACATCTGCGAGTCCAGCGACAGGAACGGTGCCACCTCCCGCACCCGCTGCTGCGGGTCGCGGTCGTAGAGGATCTGCGACTCGGGGTTGACGTAGTCGGAGATGACGATGTTGGGGTCGCGGAACTTGATGGCGTACAGCAGGCGGTTGAAGAAGGTGCCCACCGACGGGCCGCCATCACCCTGGTAGGTGTTGTTCACCTGGGTGCCGCCGTCCTCTTCCCCGGTTCCGAGCTGGTAGTCGAACTCCTCGGGCTCGGCACCCTCGGGGGCGCCGACGATCGAGTAGTCCGGGGAGTGGCGGCCGAAGTACACCCGCTCCTCGTACTCGCCCAGGGCGCCCTCACCGGGCACGCCGGACTGCAGGAAGCTGGGCTCACCGTCGGCGTTGCGGCGGTTGCCGTAGGCGGCGGCGGTGCCGTAACCATGGGTGTAGATGATGTGCTGGTCCACCCAGGAGCGGCTGTCCAGCTCGAACTGGTCCGGGCGCAGCTCGCGCACACCGATCACGGTGTCCTGCAGCGCGCCGTCGATCTCGTAGCGGTCCACGCTGAGCACCTCGTCGAAGCCCCAGTAGCGACGGTTGGCCTCGCGCTGCTCGAAGGTCTTGGAGACGATGTTGGGGTCCATCAGGCGGATCTGCGCGGTGGTCTCGGCGTCCTCGCGCAGTGCACCCGGGGAGGCGTCGGTGCTGGCGGCGTAGGAGACCTCGCGAACGCCGTCGATGGCGAACGCGGCACGGGTGGCGTCGATGCTGCGCTGGATGTAGGGCTGCTCGAGGGCACGCTCATTGGGGTTGACCTGGAACTGCTGGATCGCCCAGGGGTAGAGGTTGCCCACCACCAGGGTGGACAGCACCATCAGGCCGGCACCGATGGCAGGGATCCGCCAGTCGGCGCGCACGATCCACACGATGAACAGCGACGCGACGATCACTGCGGCGATCGCCAGGATGGTCTGCGCCGGCAGGATCGCCTTGACGTCGGTGTAGGAGGCGCCGTCGAAGCGACCGTGCGCAGTGGTCAGCAGGTCGTAGCGGTGGAACCAGTGCCCCAGGCCCAGCAGCAGAACGTACACGGTGGCCAGCACACCGAGATGACGACGGGCCGACTTGGTGACCTCGAGCCCGCTCTCCTGCCCCCAGGCGACACCGCCGTACAGGAAGTGGCCCACCACGGCGCCCACGATGGCGACCAGGCACACGAACTGCCCGAAGGCGATGATCAGGTCGATCAGCGGCAGGGTGAACACGTAGAACGAGATGTCGTTGCCGAACACCGGATCGGTCTCACCGAAGGGCTGCGGGTGCAGGAACAGCTGCACGTCCTGCCAGCGCCGTGAGGCGGCCAGGCCCCCGAAGGCACCGATGATCAGGGGCGCCACGATGGTCAGGCCGCGACGCAACGGGTCCACCGCGGAGCGGAACTGCTCCAGGGCCTCCTGTTCACGCGTGACCGGCGGGTACACGGGGCGCTTCGTGTAGGCGATGCGCAGGCTCAGGTACAGCGGGATCGCGAACAGCACAAAGCCGATCACGAACAGGATCGCTTCGGTGATCCAGCGGGTCAGCAGCACGTCCGTACGGCCGAGCTGATCGAACCACAGATAGGTGGTCCACACCTCGGAGGCGATGATCAGCGCCACCACCAGCGCACCGAGCACCAGCGCGGTGATGCTCAACGGGTTCAGCCGGGGGCGGGACCCACCACCGGCCGCAGGCGCTGGGCGGGGGCGCGGGGACGGGTTGTCACCGAAGGGGACGGAGAAGCTCACAGAAGACCTCGTGTCGATCTCGGGTCCGGCGCCACCGCCACGAAGGAGGGGCACGGGGTCCGGGTACAGTGTGGTGCCCCCGTTGACGACGGCGGCCCGGCCATTCTGTCAGGTGAACCTGTAAGGGGACCTCTCAATCTGATGACGAAAACATCGCCCGACCCCCTCGACGCACCCACCGCTGCCCTGGCCGCCGCGGTGCTGGAGATCGCCCGCCACGTGGGCGACGACGCCATGGCCGCCCCACGCTGGTTCGCCCTGGCCAACAGCGCCCGTTTGCTGGCCGAGCAGCCCGGCCTGGCAGCCCTGCTGGGCGAGGAGTCCTCAACCATCATGGCTGCCGATGAGCTGCAGCTGATCTCCATCGAGCTGGATCACCACGAACCCGGCTCCGCGGCATCGGCCGATCACACCGACCCCTTGCAGGCCCTCACCGCAGTCGAATGGCCGGACATGGCCAACGGCGCCGTTCTCGCCTGCGACCTCGCCCCTGAGCAGTGGATGGTACGAGCCCAGGACACCGACCCCACGGCCATCGACGCCGCTCAGGGCGAAGAGGCTCTCGGTGCGCTCCGGGTCGTGGTGGGTGCGCTGGAGGACGGGACCACCTGGTCGGCCCTGCGGCGGGCCGGGGAGCAGCAGTACACCCTCGGTGCCGCACTCCTCCCCGACCTCACCGCTGCCCTGCTGGAGAGCCTCCAACCGCCCCAGTGACGCAGCTGGCTCAGGGCGTTCCTACCAGGGCGCGCTCGGCTGCCTCGCCATCGGCGTCGACGTCGCCGACCAGACTGTCGGTGTCGTAGCCGCCCTCGTCCTGGCCGGTGGGCGCGGGCTTGATCTCCCCGGTGTCGTAGTCGAGGTCCGGCACGTCGGCGAGCTTGGGTGCCTTGGCGGGCTTGGTGAACGCGGAGGTGCCGAACGTGAGGTCGTGCCCGATCGTCTCGGCGTTCAGGGTGAGAGAGAAGAAGGGCTTGCCGTCGTCGTCGGTCCATTCGGTGCTGCCCAGGCGGCCGGTGGCCACCAGCGGCTGCCCCTTCTTCACCGAGGCCAGCACGTTGCGGGCCAATGCGCGGCGGGCGTAGACGTTCACGAACTCGGTCTTGCGATCGTTGTAGTCGTTGATGTCCTGGTCGTAGTATCGGGAGTTCACGGCGATGCGCACCATCACGCTGATGTCGCCGTTGGGGTACTGGGTCTCGCGGGGGTCACCGGTGGCGTTGCCGATCACGGTGGTACGGATGTCCTTCATGGTGGTGTCCTTCCTCGGTGCGGGGACTGTCCCCTCGCCGGCTCCGTGCCGACCACCTCAGACTTCCCGCCTCAAATGCGGCGCACCATCGACCGTCGCGGATTGGGGACGAACCCTCGATGGGGAGGAACCTCGCTGTGCGCGCCCCGCTGGCGTGCCCGCCTCATCGTTGCACCGTGACCGCCGGCGTACCTGTGGCGACGTGCTCACCTGTCGCAGAACGCCGACGACCGGCCCCCTTGTCGGGGACCGGCCGTCGTTCGTGGATCGCGGGGCGATCAGGCCTTCGGAACCACCAGGCCCGAGGCGTTGCTGCGTGCGTTCTCGAAGCGCGCCTGGACATCGGCCCAGTTCACGATCTTCCAGATCGCCTCGACGTAGTCCGCCTTGACGTTCTGGTAGTCCAGGTAGAAGGCGTGCTCCCACATGTCCAGCTGGAACAGCGGGATCGTGGCGACGGGGACACCGTTCTGCTGGTCGTAGAACTGCTCGATGACGAGGTTGCCACCGACCGGCTCGCACGCGAGCACGGCCCAGCCGGAGCCCTGGATGCCCAGCGCTGCGGCAGTGAAGTGCTTGCGGAAGGCGTCGAAGGAGCCGAAGTACTCGTCGATCGCGGAGGCGAGCTCACCGGTGGGCTTGTCGCCGCCCTCCGGGGAGAGGTTCTTCCAGAAGATCGAGTGGTTGGTGTGGCCGCCCAGGTTGAAGGCGAGATCCTTCGAGAGCTGGTTGACGTTGCCGAACTCGCCGGACTCGCGGGCCGCGGCCAGCTTCTCCAGGGCAGTGTTGGCGCCCTTGACGTAGGTGGCGTGATGCTTGGAGTGGTGAAGCTCCATGATCTTGCCGGAGATGGAGGGGGCCAGTGCCCCGTAGTCGTAGTCGAGATCCGGAAGCGTGTACTCCGCCATGTCGTCCATCCTCTCTGTTGGTCGTTCCGAGCCCGAGGGGGCCCGGTGCCCTTCCATCCTGCCACGATCACCCCGGGCATGGTGAGGGGCACCTGAACGGGCCGACCGGGCGTTCAGGTGGACAGGTCGATGTCGTCCCATCCCTGATGCGGGATCAGCGGCACCTGCAGCATCCACTCCAGGGCCCGGCGGCGCTCGAGGTGGACGTACGCCTCGACCGGGCCCGGGGAAGGCCTGCCCTGCAGGTGTGTCTCCGTGTGCCCCCAGGTCAGGACGTAGTGCAGGTCCAGCTGGGCTG is drawn from Brachybacterium muris and contains these coding sequences:
- a CDS encoding type I restriction endonuclease subunit R, translating into MAGIDGTRESVFETDIAEHLAAHGWEYSATDEGYDVQRALWPEDVHWWLSETQPEEYAKVVRVGTGAEQADREALLDALVSWLDTPMLSGGGTLNVLRRKFSHTRGATANLRMCQFKPATTLNREVTANYEKVRLRVVRQVHFSPKRGDNRSIDLVFFVNGIPVATCELKSFFKQEVRAAITQYRKDRDPAGQPLLGFGNRALVHFAVDNGQVHMTTKLAGEKTYFLPFNRGHADTGASGNPANPDGSATSYLWEEVLQRDAWLAILGSQMFLKQETSEDPATRKIKRSTALMFPRYHQWRAVTKLVDSIAEDGPGQRYLIEHSAGSGKTNTIAWTAHRLARLHDVRNEKVFDKVLIVSDRKVLDAQLQQAVEQVDGTKGTVAVIDSAAVRSSGGSKSRALLDALTGSALIIVVTLQTFPHVKGLLETTLGDRNFAVIIDEAHTSQSGKSAAELKKVLTDGGEVTDEDDLDSQDIVNDLVEADVARERTIAAETAARAGARNVSLLAFTATPKHKTKELFGRAKDDGLPVAFDVYTMRQAIEEDFILDVLRGYQSYRTAFEIEQHSDDGIVTSITGGNEDQLVDQKVATRKIMRFAKLHRTNIGQKVEIIVEHFHANVAHLLDGHAKAMVVTDSRQAAVRYKVEVDKYLHSRNYGYKSIVAFSGSLSDDEYHLEDVTEASMNPGLGSDLAREFRRPEYRLMLVADKFQTGFDQPLLCAMYVDKKLPDVHAVQTLSRLNRTYRAPSGEKKERTFVLDFVNEPEEIREAFLTYYTEAHIEKATDPNLVHKLATKLAQTRIYTPADVERFAEAWWAEKESSGRLARAVTPALEEYCAQWEEAASEEDSQTLDELRTFKKDCGSYVRLYDFMSQVVDYGTTDLEKLAEFLRQLVRVLPSEGVEPDVDVSGLELRRVRQIDRGKADIGLGGDEETPTLGGGYKEPGTGGSRPDPQLVLLSEIVDRINALFGSEFADPQIEGFVVAAAGMAGEDPRIADQIDHNALDQFMASPELRETLTDAAVLNEGAFGKLTGALTGENDRADEFIRLIGTYLYQSRRMRTDDAPEDIG
- a CDS encoding restriction endonuclease subunit S, yielding MTTMWFSYSALPNGWQAAPIRRVGQVLNGGTPTSDPENWNGDLPFVTPPDLNGADGALISSTDRSLSVKGGNGAGLAPAGSVLVSTRAPIGHVGRVAATSAFNQGCRAVAVWDGIEPRYIAKALVAARSELIARGQGTTFLELSSSAFASTSVPLPPLDEQRAIADYLDRETAQIDALVAKQEELIELFRERDRALLDAEFQGCEGRRLVTVRQALVRLDRPVARGAGVVTAYRDGVVTLRENRRAEGYTLSAAEAGFQGVHEGDIVFHALDGFAGAVGVSDSNGQCSPVYHVCRPRYSDDAEYLSMLLRYLGTSGFLASQAPNTRQRSVDFRNWGTFARVPLSISSPEHQEWFTAEYRERNEQLEALIAKAEQHISLAKERRSALITAAVTGQIDVRSARKAS
- a CDS encoding N-6 DNA methylase; amino-acid sequence: MSALSNFVWSVADTLRGPYAEAEYGSVVLPFTVLRRLECVMEPHREVMSDVVATYEGEQQRRTHLKIRTRSADSAGLSFWTTSDYTLTRALQDPDNLAENLIDYVGGFSANLDVFQSFDFENVLRTLDARGRLAQVTRHFEKIDLSPEAVSNADMGDLFENLIYRFAESANDGAGQFYTPRDVVRLLVDLVYAEDTEALRDRGTVRSIYDPTVGTGGMLTVADEHLHELNPDASTALYGQEINPRTYAICKADLLIKGQDPSNVRRGDTLVVDRFEDRQFDYVLSNPPFGTDWKAVESEVKNEHARGGQGRFAPGLPAVGDAAMLFLLHVASKMRPVDENGRGGKAGIVLNGSPLFNGGAGSGPSEIRGHMLENDLVEAIVALPNDMFYNTGIATYLWVLSNAKPEERKGTVQLIDASKLGTKLRKSIGSKRMEISDSSRDAIVAAFGGQQGEDAEIQVPVKTFGNRDFAYWTVTVERPLQLRFECTSEVIAAVAEHKKLSQVDGLAASLEAFGDTAYLNREEFDKALGQHLGEHGPLLKPAIRKTLLQVIGVHDDQADYCRVQSGKYKGDVEPDPALRDTENVPFGWGEHPKTHEALRETVEAYFDAEVKPHIADAWIDWDKTKTGYEIPFTRHFYEYIPPRPLEEIDADLERVVGEIMGLLREVEA